From a single Apium graveolens cultivar Ventura chromosome 2, ASM990537v1, whole genome shotgun sequence genomic region:
- the LOC141686411 gene encoding secreted RxLR effector protein 161-like: MASSNAVKYPIGTKLSKDEGGTKVDATLFKHVVGSLMYLTATRPDLMYYREEGNAKLVAFTDNGYAGDIDDRQSTSGYVFKIGNGVVSWSSKKTCDGSINN, from the exons ATGGCAAGTAGCAATGCAGTAAAATATCCAATTGGAACAAAGTTGTCAAAGGACGAAGGGGGGACTAAAGTCGATGCAACCTTGTTCAAACATGTAGTTGGAAGTCTCATGTATCTAACTGCAACTCGGCCTGATTTAATGTATTAT AGAGAAGAAGGAAATGCAAAACTTGTGGCGTTCACAGACAACGGGTATGCTGGTGACATTGATGATCGACAAAGTACTTCTGGATATGTGTTCAAGATAGGAAATGGGGTTGTGTCATGGTCCTCTAAAAAAACCTGTGATGGCTCTATCAACAACTGA
- the LOC141707097 gene encoding glutathione S-transferase L3-like, with product MAALNTSCYCHQISRTSRNVCILSISPCSLYPSSRFYQNSLKIQSFPSLQHTHFSNYAPQRALVSAVAASLQEVLPPALDSTSEPPAIFDGTTRLYISYSCPYAQRTWITRNCKGLQDKIQLVPIDLQNRPAWYKEKVYPANKVPALEHNNEVKGESLDLIRYIDNNFEGPALFPDDPVKKVSAEELLNYIDSFRKAVITFFKADEMSEAAAAFDYIETSLATYNDGPFFLGQFSLVDIAYAPFIERFQPFLLEARQYDITKQRSKLATWIEELNKIGGYIQTKRDPKEHVESYKKRFLVEN from the exons ATGGCAGCCCTTAATACGAGCTGCTACTGTCATCAGATATCTAGAACTTCAAGAAATGTATGTATTTTATCTATCTCTCCTTGTTCTTTATACCCATCATCAAGATTTTATCAAAACAGCTTAAAGATTCAATCTTTTCCTAGTTTACAACATACCCATTTCAGTAATTATGCTCCTCAGAGAGCTCTAGTATCAGCAGTTGCAGCTAG CTTGCAAGAGGTTCTTCCACCTGCTCTTGATTCTACTTCAGAACCACCTGCAATATTTGATGGTACCACAAG GTTATATATATCTTATTCATGTCCATATGCACAACGCACATGGATCACTCGGAACTGTAAG GGTTTACAAGACAAAATTCAATTGGTTCCTATTGACCTACAAAACAGACCAGCTTGGTACAAGGAGAAAGTTTACCCCGCAAACAAG GTCCCTGCTTTGGAACACAACAATGAGGTCAAAGGAGAAAGTCTTGACTTGATTAGATATATTGATAACAACTTTGAAGGGCCTGCACTTTTCCCGGAT GATCCTGTTAAAAAGGTTTCTGCAGAAGAACTGCTAAACTACATCGACTCTTTTCGTAAAGCTGTAATAACATTCTTTAAGGCAGATGAAATGAGTGAAGCTG CTGCTGCCTTCGATTACATAGAAACGTCTCTTGCTACATATAATGATGGACCTTTTTTCCTTGGCCAGTTCAGTCTG GTGGACATAGCGTATGCTCCATTTATTGAACGATTCCAGCCCTTTCTGCTGGAAGCGAGGCAGTATGATATTACCAAACAAAGGTCAAAACTGGCAACATGGATTGAG GAACTGAACAAGATTGGAGGATACATACAAACCAAACGTGACCCAAAGGAACATGTTGAGAGCTACAAAAAACGTTTCTTG GTTGAGAATTGA
- the LOC141707098 gene encoding protein TONNEAU 1a-like gives MDDYTREMMELKTLVTKSLEKKGVLAKIRAELRASVFEAIEEEDRAVDEEGLPPALLGSCNDRAKKLHSSPSGRLLTALICEYLDWAQLNHTLKVYLPECNMQKDSWKSELKDFSNKNGYDLNRNGDSGPLLLDVLEGFLKYENLSQTMNTRRSTTPDTESYDSRNSRRPPSSTVAGGLAPLGRPGPVSQSSDRRGASSMSGYRKDEYNWRYDNSEHPDELDGASSALENLHLDRKARNLTTSWRHGGDGVTEDDGRPDHM, from the exons ATGGACGATTATACTCGAGAAATGATGGAGCTCAAGACCCTCGTCACCAAATCCCTTGAGAAGAAAGGCGTTCTCGCCAAGATTcgg GCTGAGCTGAGAGCTAGCGTATTTGAGGCTATCGAGGAAGAGGACAGGGCAGTTGATGAAGAAGGTTTACCTCCTGCACTGTTGGGTAGCTGCAATGATCGTGCAAAAAAACTTCACTCATCTCCTTCAG GGAGGCTTTTAACTGCACTAATATGTGAATATCTGGACTGGGCACAACTCAACCACACCCTAAAAGTGTATTTGCCTGAGTGCAATATG CAAAAGGATTCATGGAAATCCGAGTTAAAAGACTTCAGTAACAAGAACGGATATGACCTTAACAGGAATGGAGACAGTGGCCCTCTGCTGTTGGATGTTCTTGAAGGATTTTTGAAATATGAG AATTTATCACAAACCATGAATACCAGGAGATCCACCACTCCAGATACAGAGTCATATGATTCTAGAAATAGTCGAAGACCACCTTCGTCCACTGTAGCGGGTGGCTTAGCTCCCTTGGGAAG GCCGGGTCCTGTTTCTCAGTCATCTG ACAGGAGAGGGGCATCGTCCATGTCAGGCTACAGGAAAGATGAATACAACTGGAGATATGACAACAGTGAACATCCGGATGAATTAGATGGTGCATCATCTGCCTTGGAAAATCTTCACTTGGACAGAAAGGCTCGTAATTTGACAACTTCTTGGCG GCATGGTGGGGATGGAGtcactgaagatgatggaaggcCAGATCATATGTAG
- the LOC141707099 gene encoding large ribosomal subunit protein uL10c: METALLSTTFPSSSHPLSLQTHFNNPFYTLPIKPLTQFKPSTSIRSAISRNKKEETVETVKQQLENCHLLAGIKYKGFTVQQFQQLRATLPENTSLLVAKNTLVLKAIENTEWEALKPCMKGMNAWMFVHSEEIQGAIKPYRVFQKEKKLENDFAGAVFEGNYYKPEEFKTLETMPTRAEVYGKLLGALKSPASAVVGTLQAPARDLVMVLKAYVKKLEDESGGQ, encoded by the coding sequence aTGGAGACAGCCCTTTTGTCCACAACATTCCCCTCTTCATCTCACCCACTTTCCTTACAAACCCATTTCAACAACCCCTTCTACACTCTCCCCATCAAACCCCTAACTCAATTCAAACCCTCCACTTCAATCCGCTCAGCCATCAGTCGAAACAAGAAAGAAGAGACTGTCGAAACCGTAAAACAGCAGCTCGAGAACTGTCATTTACTCGCTGGAATCAAGTACAAAGGCTTTACTGTTCAGCAATTTCAACAACTTCGTGCTACATTGCCTGAAAATACCTCGCTTCTTGTTGCGAAGAATACGTTGGTCTTGAAGGCTATTGAGAATACGGAGTGGGAGGCGTTGAAGCCGTGTATGAAGGGGATGAATGCGTGGATGTTTGTGCATAGTGAGGAGATTCAAGGGGCTATTAAGCCTTATAGAGTGTTTCAGAAGGAGAAGAAGCTGGAGAATGATTTTGCGGGCGCGGTGTTTGAAGGGAATTATTATAAGCCCGAGGAGTTTAAGACGTTGGAGACAATGCCGACTAGAGCTGAGGTTTATGGGAAGTTGCTTGGAGCTTTGAAGAGTCCGGCTTCCGCTGTTGTTGGGACATTGCAGGCGCCCGCTAGGGATTTGGTTATGGTTTTGAAGGCGTATGTGAAGAAATTGGAGGACGAGAGTGGTGGACAATAG